The Bombus terrestris chromosome 4, iyBomTerr1.2, whole genome shotgun sequence genome has a window encoding:
- the LOC100651794 gene encoding uncharacterized protein LOC100651794: MSRLFLILLLVYVVSATRCIVKNDKDEPEVHVIRLGDRSGESDESDVVAVQISDDRRKRETHENCKKDSDCAKGQVCVPYLGCIKGHRKGRSLENPTNANQPVHVN, translated from the exons ATGAGCCGACTGTTTCTGATTCTACTGCTCGTGTACGTTGTTTCGGCAACGCGGTGCATCGTTAAGAACGACAAG GACGAGCCAGAGGTTCACGTGATCCGCTTAGGAGATCGCAGTGGAGAATCA GACGAGTCGGACGTAGTCGCAGTGCAGATCTCGGACGACCGGCGCAAACGGGAAACGCATGAAAATTGCAAGAAGGACAGCGATTGTGCCAAGGGACAGGTCTGCGTTCCGTATTTAGGCTGCA TTAAGGGCCATCGAAAAGGTCGTTCCTTAGAAAATCCGACGAACGCGAATCAACCGGTTCACGTCAACTAA